The sequence below is a genomic window from Coffea arabica cultivar ET-39 chromosome 8e, Coffea Arabica ET-39 HiFi, whole genome shotgun sequence.
TTGAATCAATGGTTGTTGACAAGAAGGGCCGacgtttccttttctcttggtaTAAATTGTTTCCAGATTGGTTGGAATTTTCTCCAACAAAGAATGCTGCCTTTTGTCTTCCTTGCTCACTTTTTTCCAAGCCAACGGACCGTTTTGGATCAATGGCCTTCACAACTAGTGGATTTAGATCATGGAAGAAGGTAAATGATGGAAAAAATTGTGCATTTTTAAATCACATTGGAAAAGATCCTAACTCATCACACAAAGTGGCAATGCAATGCTATCATGATTTGGGAAACTCATTGCAACATCTTGACAAAATTATTGAGAAGCAAAATTCTGAGCAGGTTGCAAAAAATCGGTTGCAACTTCAAGTTTCCATAGATGCTGCAAAATGGTGTGCATTTCAAGCGGTGGCTTTTAGGGGTCATGATGAAAGTTTAGATTCTAACAATTGAGGTAATTTTATTGAGTTGATCAAGCATGTGTCTTCTTATAATGAAAAAGTGGCTGCTGTGGTTCTTGATAATGCTCCTCGAAATGCATCTTATACTTCTCCTACGATCCAAAAGGAGATATTGTCCATTTGGTCGATCAAGATACAAAAGCATATTCGAGAGGAGATTagtgattcaaaattttctatacTTGTTGATGAGGCTCAAGATAGATCAAAAAGAGAGCAAATGACTATTGTTCTTAGATTTGTGGACAAGCAAGGCTATATTCGAGAGAGATTTTTTGACATTGTTCATGTGCACGAAACCAATTCCTTGACTTTGAAGAAGGAGATATGTGATGTCCTTTCTCGCCATAATCTTAGTGTGCAAAACATTCGTGGCCAAGGATATGATGGAGCTAGTAACATGCGTGGAGAATGGAATGGACTGCAAGCATTATTTATTCAGGAGTGCCCTTATGCATATTATATTCACTGTTTTGCTCATCGACTGCAATTAACATTGGTAGCAACATCTCAAGAGGTAATTCCTGTGGAACAATTCTTTACAAACTTATCTCTTCTCATAAATTTAGTTTCATCTTCTTGCAAACGGGTGGACCAACTTAGAGTTGCTAGAGCTGCTAGAATTGCTGAATTGATTGCTATTGATGAACTTGAGACTGGTAGGGGTCAGAATCAGATGGGTACCTTAAAACGGCCAGGGACTACAAGATGGGGGTCTCATTTTAGTTCTATCTGTAGCTTATTCACAGAATATGAAGACATTTGCTCTGTCCTAATTGATGTTATCAATTATGGAAATACATCAACTCAAAGAAGTGAAGCTGACAGAGTTTATGATTTCATGACATCCTTTGATTTTGTTCTTGTTATGCATATGATGAGGGACATTTTAGGATTTGCACAAGTACTTTCTCAAGCTTTACAATGCAAATCTCAAGATATTTTGAATGCCCTTAAATTGGTTTCAGTAACAAAGGATCGACTTCAAAGTTACAGAGATAATGGATGGAATGAATTGTTCACCAATGTAAAGACATTTTGTGATGCACGAAATATAGAGATGCCCGATATGAATGTCATTTATAAAGCAGGTCGAGGAAGAATTCGAAAACAAAATGATCCAATTACCATGGAGCATCACTACAGGATTGATGTGTTTTTGGCAACGGTTGATTCTCAAATACTTGAAATGAAGAATAGGTTTAAGGAAGATGTAATAGAGTTGCTTATTCTTAGTTCAGCATTGCACCCCAAAGATAATTTTCAGGCTTTCAATATTGAACAAATTTGTCAACTTGCAGACAAGTTTTATTCAGCTGACTTCACAGATCAAGAGAAGTTACACTTAAGAACTCAATTAGAGCTTTTCCAGATTGAGTTTTCCTGTAATTCTCAGCTTCAAAATTTGTCATCACTTCAGGAGTTGTGCCAAGTGTTAGCGAAGACAAGAAAGTCAATGTGCTATACTCTTATTGATAGATTGATTCGTCTTATTTTGACTCTTCCTGTTTCAACAGCTACAACAGAGCGTGCATTTTCTGCTATGAAAATCATCAAGACTTGTTTGCGTTCTAGGATGGAGGAAGACTTTCTTGCCAACTCTATGATAATGTATATTGAGAAAGAAATTGCTAGAACTTTTGATGTAAATTCAATCATTGATgactttgataaaattaaaagtcGTCGTGCACAATTTCATATGTCCCACACAGTCAAATAGATTTGTAAATATGATGATATTTTTGTATATGTGAAGCGTATAAGTAatttatataaggttgtttctAATCTTGTGGTATATATGTTcacattatattttttttgtaaatatattttacTTTCATTGTTATAGACTCGCCCCCCCAAAGTTAATTCCTAGCTCCGCCACTGATTATCATTCATGTGAGTTTCACATGAGCAATAATGGTCTTAAGGGATTCTTCTAAATTGTGATCATGTGGGAGGATCAATTAATCATATTATAGAGACAgttcatttatattttttattacaaaaaagagtttcaaattttgaattatgttCCAATGTATGGTTAAGTGAATTTGATGGCAGGAAAAACTCTAAATACTGTCCTTCGACCATTAGACCAACCTATGGTATACCTTTATGTTGTCAATTCAactgttttttcttttagtaATTTACAGAAGGTGAATTGAGTTTGATTTTTGGAGTTGATTAGTTCTTATAATTTGAGAAGGGAAAACGTGTCACAAATTAAAGAGAGTACTTGTTACAAACATATCTTATTATactatatacacttatacataaAGAGGGAGGGAGGTGAAGGGTGTAAATAAATTGTATCATTTAATGTATTGTCTAATCTATCCTAATTTCTAAAGGCAATTGTACCATTTTAACTACCCACCTCCTTATGCTGCAAAGGCCGCGGTTGAGTTATTGTTGGATCTACATTTGCACATGATTATCCTTGAGGGTGATTGTCTAAAAGTCGTTAAAATGCTTCAAACTACAGAGACACATGCATCAGCTTGTGGAATGCTGGTCGATGATACTCTCATAGATATACAAAGCTTTGCAGCATGGGAAGCATCATGGGTGCCTAGACAGCTGAACAATGTTGCGCATTGTGTTGCTAAATATGCTTGTTCTATTTCTAATGGCTGCATATGGAGGGACTTCCCTCCAGATTTTATTGTTACCGCGCTTGCTGCGGACATCATCTCAgattaataatattttttgtcactttctatcaaaaaaaaaaactacccaCCTCCTTACAACCACACCAAATCTGTTGAATTAACTACCACTTCTTTAACAAAAAACTaccatttttctaaaatactaaAATGTAGTTGAACTATTTAAACTATTACTTTCCAACAAAAGAATAATTCTAATATTTTTTGGTATCTTTTTCTTAGTTGTACACACATTAGGTGTACCTCAACCACTAGTCAATAATAATGTGTAACGAAGAAATGAAGTTTTAGTTCCCAATCTTCAATCTATATGCTGTTTTAGTTCTTAAAGTTTTGGTAAAAGTAAATTTGGCCCTCAATGTTTAGCAACTGTACaattttagtccctaacattttGATAAGAGCAAATCTAATTctcaaattttccaatttaaaGCAGATTTACGACatttgaagatttttttttccaaattacagAAGGAATTTTCATGTCTTGATATGTGTCCatgaaattaaatttcaaaataaagaaGCAAAACAGTAGCTAACTTTGTACAACAAGAACTAATAACTACGATGCTAATTAATTAACtagcaaaaagaagaaaattttttgcttGAGAAACTAAAGGGCAATAAATTATATGGCCCTCAAATTATTAAGTTGGCCAACTTTTAGTCCTTCAACTATTAAGTGCACATTTTTATCTCTCGAACTTGTAAAAGGATATATTCTCCACCCTTTTAGCTAGGGATAATTTTATAAACCTCCTAGAGATTTATGTTAATATTACTTTGCATCtctaaagtttcaaaaaaatatcAATAACCTCTCCTAAAACCATACTTTTTTGTAACAACCTTACTCTTGCATCATTAAAAATTCTTATAATAATCATTTAACGAGAAAGAGATATTTTTCTCCCAATTCTATCCTTTTTTGTTGTCTTATATAGAATTTTTCTACCAAATTGATTATAATGTAAGATTTACATATTTTgcctaaaaattttcttttccataatGTTTTCCCTAAAAATTGTTCAAGTAGTAACAATAATTTTGTCAATATATATACTATGATAGTAATTAGTGGCCCTATCTCACTAATATGGAAGTTGagtgatatttttgaaacttcAAAGATGCCAAGTGATATTACCATAAATATTAGGGGAGGGTTCTAAAATTATCTCTAGCTGAAAGGTGAAAAGGATACCATTTTACAAGTTTAAGAGGCAAAAGTATGGATTTAATAGTTGGAGGCTAAAAATCAACCAACTATATAGTTTAAGGCCATTCTGATATTTGCCCAAAACTAAATCTAGTCAAAGCACTCAGTTCATTGATTCATAACTTACTTTCACTCTCTATCCTAACTTATTAAAAAATTGTAATATTTAATTTTTCCATATAGATtaacaaatttcttttctttttttttgtttcttgattaattaattattagCATACCATCATGTGAGTTATTTTTATTGTTCAATGGtgctcatttttcttttatttcttttatagtTGCTTAATTTAATAAACATGAGAATGCACATAACAGATTCTGCcaatatttggaaaaattcaccaattatcCTAAATCTGCTTTAAATTGATAACATTCGGGACCAGATTTGATTTGACAAAACTTTAACAACCAAAATTGTACTAGGTACTGaacattggaaactagatttgTTTTTGCTGAAACTTTAGAGACCAAAGCTGTACAAGTGCCAATCATTGAGGATCAATATTGCGTTTCCCTCTATGGtgtaataagaaaaaaaaaatctacgaATACTGTTCAACAATTGAAGCCAGTGaagataaaataagaataatatACATAGGTAAGCAAAATTGTTGGATACTTACATTGGCAATTTAGCATCATAAAGTTACCTTATCTTTTAAGGGAAAGTTAGGTAAAACGTGAAAATACTGTTCGTTTATGCCAAGTTCCCACCATAGCGACTGAAGGATTGTTGTGTATGTTTTCTTGCATGATTGTGAAGAGGAGAAGTAAGTGTCAAGTATGTCTGTAAAAGAaagaggcaagaaatgaaggaagaatttaaaaagagaaaaggatcATGCGGTCTTGtttgtttttcccttttgttttgtcaaTAAAAGTTACTAGTGATCAATAATGTGAAACTTAAAATCTGGTGTTACTTGAAATTTGGCAGTACCATATGTATTTCATGTAGGTTTCAACTTacaagtaattaacaaaattacaGATTATCGCTCTATATATTATTCATAGATGAGTATTCACTAACTTCCTACACTGTTTTTAGCAACTCCGAATTAAGGTCAAGGGACTACCttatattaaaaaattgaattatAGTTGACCTAAATAATAATAGAGCATCAATTCAAAAAttggtgtaatttttcaaaatatctatGAGTAGTCTAACAAGCTAATGTAATTAATCCTTCAATACTGTATGGgcaaaaaatggacaaaatgaaaagaacaaaaactaaaaaaaaaaaaaaagaatcaagagGTGCTTTAAAAACAATTCTTGAAGttccaaaaaaatttcattaaCAAAATTAGTAGTTCATTAAGAAGATTGAGCGACTTACACGCTTACCTTTAGGACATGTAcaatctcttttctttttcttttttttttattataatgaAGAGAAAAAATTACAGAACATAAACTCGTGTTACAAACGTCTTATTTTCCGAATTGACGGTAAACCTAATTTGTCAAGGCGAATTGCCCCACGAGCTTCCCTTGGGAACATAGTAAAGCTGTCATATACCTTGACCTTTTGATGTGGGTGAGAAACACCCACATTAGACAACGCATCAGCAACTTTGTTAGCCTCTCGATAGCAGTGTGAAAAATGAATAGGCTCCTGCAAGAGCTTCCAAATCTGCCTGATCTCCCTTCGAATCTGCCACGGACATTGAGTGCGACGTTGAATGATCCCAATCAAGAGCAGCGAATCTGACTGCACACTTATATTTTCAAATCCCCTATGTTTACACGTTTGAAGACCGATAAGGAGGGCCCAAGCTTCTGCACGGAGAGATGTAGTTTCTCCAAAATAAGCCGAAAAGGCAATTAGTGGTAAACCAGTTGGATCCCGAAGAACTCCTCCACCTCCACCCACTCCTGGATTACCCTTAAAACATCCATCCGTATTAAGTATGAGCCGTCCTGTCTCCTTTGTCTCCCATCGAACAAATTTGTATGCAACCGTACCGACAGACATGTTCGATCGATCATACAAATGACAAAAAGATTGGAATCGAAACACTTGGTGGAAATGGATCCCCATGATGGACTGAATTTCCGAGAAAATGAAATGACAAATAACAGACGATCGCATCTGAACACCCTCAAACATGGCTTTATTCCTTGCCTTCCAAATCTGCCAGCAAACTATATTAGGTAGAATGCGGTCAATAAGCTGTCGTGTCTCAGTATCATGTAACCGCAACCACCACCCTACTATGCGGGACCGCAAAGAAGACCCTGAACAGCTGAATCCACATAAACCTCCAAAATAGTTCCAAACTTCCGATGCTATTTGTCCATTGGCAAATAAATGCTCGATAGACTCTGCAGATGCCGAGGAACAACACAAGCACTTTGACGGTAAATGAAAACCAAGTTTACATAACCTATCTGGTAGCGGTAGTCTTCCTAGAAATAGACGCAACATGAAGAATGAGACTTTccaaggaatttgaggatgccaaatcgaagcaaAAACCATCGACTTGTTGCGGGCCTGCCTGATGTCTTCGAAAGCCGATTGTAGAGAGAATTTGCCAGATGTGGTGGGCATCCAAATGACTTCAACTTCACTCCCTTCTTCCGGTGGTATGTGTTTCACAATGGAGGACAGTTTCTCCCTTGGCATGCTAGGACCTAAGGAATTCAAATCCCAGTGACCATTGATGACAAAATTGCGGAAAGTCAAAATTGGGATAACTTGTGCTTGTAGGAATAACGCACCACTTCCCAACCAGTTGTCGTACCAAAAGTGACAAGACCCGTCCCATAACATTGAGAGCTCCACTTGTCGACTGACGTTGACCATCCTCCGCTAGATTGCCGAGTCCGTTGATTTGAGTTCTACCTGACAAGGATGAAGGCTTTTGCAATACTTTGCTTTCAAGAACATTGCCCACAACAATGATCCTGTTCGGAAATTCCACCAAAGCTTGCATGAAAAAGCTTTGTATACGTCCCATAGTCTTCGAAATCCGACTCCTCCCTCGTCGACTGGATAACATAAATGAGACCATCGTATCCAATGGTACTTCGAGTCGGCGGATGAGGACCCCCACAGGAAGGCTGAGCAGGTCTTTTCTATAGTTTTGAACAGCTTACCCGGGAGCACTGCAGCTGACATCAGATGCATTGGCATTGATGCCAACACATGTTTGATTAAAACTATTTTGCCTCCAAATGAAAGTAATCTTGATTTCCACGACAAAATCCTCCCTAGAATAGACTGACAAACTCCTCCATAGTATGATGATTTACATCTTCCAAAGTATAGCGGGAACCCTAAGTAACGTATCGGAAATGAGTGCCAGGTAAACCTGGTGATACGTTCAATTTGCCTTCTTCTCGCCAGTGACATCGATGGATGTACCAAGTAGCAGCTTTTTTGCACATTAATCAGCTGCCCCGAACACCTTTGATATGCCTCTAACACCTGCATAATAACCTTCAGAGAAAAGGAAGAGCCATTTGCAAATATGAGAACATCATCCGCGAATGCCAAATGAGTTATAGAAGGACATCCATATGGAAATTTAAATCCCACGAAGCTTGATTGCATGATTAGATTGTTTAATCCTCTAG
It includes:
- the LOC140012745 gene encoding uncharacterized protein, with the translated sequence MANRTIDSFFKKRRLEPSGSGEIPYPLRDSSPKHQTKKFCRAESLEFDISSIERDPGKRKSIWEYLEHQRDEVRRAYIKFGPYQPELPIESMVVDKKGRRFLFSWYKLFPDWLEFSPTKNAAFCLPCSLFSKPTDRFGSMAFTTSGFRSWKKVNDGKNCAFLNHIGKDPNSSHKVAMQCYHDLGNSLQHLDKIIEKQNSEQVAKNRLQLQVSIDAAKWCAFQAVAFRGHDESLDSNN
- the LOC113702853 gene encoding uncharacterized protein, with protein sequence MTIVLRFVDKQGYIRERFFDIVHVHETNSLTLKKEICDVLSRHNLSVQNIRGQGYDGASNMRGEWNGLQALFIQECPYAYYIHCFAHRLQLTLVATSQEVIPVEQFFTNLSLLINLVSSSCKRVDQLRVARAARIAELIAIDELETGRGQNQMGTLKRPGTTRWGSHFSSICSLFTEYEDICSVLIDVINYGNTSTQRSEADRVYDFMTSFDFVLVMHMMRDILGFAQVLSQALQCKSQDILNALKLVSVTKDRLQSYRDNGWNELFTNVKTFCDARNIEMPDMNVIYKAGRGRIRKQNDPITMEHHYRIDVFLATVDSQILEMKNRFKEDVIELLILSSALHPKDNFQAFNIEQICQLADKFYSADFTDQEKLHLRTQLELFQIEFSCNSQLQNLSSLQELCQVLAKTRKSMCYTLIDRLIRLILTLPVSTATTERAFSAMKIIKTCLRSRMEEDFLANSMIMYIEKEIARTFDVNSIIDDFDKIKSRRAQFHMSHTVK